The proteins below are encoded in one region of Cololabis saira isolate AMF1-May2022 chromosome 21, fColSai1.1, whole genome shotgun sequence:
- the nucb1 gene encoding nucleobindin-1, translating to MELSSGWLLLLFLSAPVWSVPIDRDGAQQAPKEEVQEENMDTGLYYDRYLREVIEVLETDPHFREKLQTANTEDIKNGRLSKELDLVSHHVRTRLDELKRQEVSRLRMLLKAKLDSTNTQSLQMDHASLLKQFEHLDPHNQNTFEAKDLELLISTATKDLENYDAERHDEFKRYEMLKEHERREYLKGLDQEKREKEEKRMLELKEKHRQHPKVNAPGSVAQLREVWEETDGLDPQEFNPKTFFKLHDTNEDGVLDEQELEALFTKELEKVYDPKNEEDDMMEMEEERLRMREHVMKNVDANKDRLVTLEEFLKSTEKKEFSNPKEWETLDTKQVYSEEELTRFEVELRDKEEELKRKAETLRQEQELLRERGKALEAQRREYQQAVLEMSQRQKDKQAAEVKPPVGPNGELQFLAQTHKPEEAKAPAEVQSHLPAEPPQNLPVHT from the exons ATGGAGTTGAGTTCTGGCTGGCTgctgctcctcttcctctctgccccGGTGTGGTCGGTGCCCATCGATCGCGATGGAGCCCAGCAGGCGCCCAAAGAGGAGGTGCAGGAAGAAAACATG gacaccggcctgTATTATGACCGGTATCTCAGAGAGGTGATCGAGGTTCTGGAGACCGATCCTCACTTCAGAGAGAAGCTGCAGACGGCTAACACGGAAGACATCAAG AACGGGCGTCTCAGCAAGGAGCTGGACCTGGTCAGCCACCACGTCCGGACCCGGCTGGACGAGCTGAAGCGGCAGGAGGTGTCTCGTCTCCGGATGCTGCTGAAGGCCAAGCTGGACAGCACCAACACACAGA GCCTCCAGATGGATCACGCCTCGCTGCTGAAGCAGTTTGAACATCTGGATCCTCACAATCAAAACACCTTTGAGGCCAAAGACCTGGAGCTGCTGATTTCAACA GCCACCAAAGACCTGGAGAACTACGACGCTGAGAGACACGATGAGTTCAAACGATACGAGATGCTGAAGGAGCACGAGAGGCGGGAGTATCTGAAGGGTCTGGACCAGGAGAAGAGGGAGAAAGAGGAGAAGCGGatgctggagctgaaggagaaaCACCGCCAGCATCCCAAAGTCAACGCTCCG GGTAGCGTTGCTCAGCTGCGGGAAGTTTGGGAGGAGACGGATGGGTTGGATCCTCAGGAGTTCAACCCCAAAACCTTCTTCAAACTGCACG ATACAAATGAAGACGGTGTTTTAGACGAGCAGGAGTTAGAAGCTCTCTTCACAAAGGAG CTCGAGAAGGTCTACGACCCGAAGAATGAGGAGGACGACATGatggagatggaggaagagaggcTGAGGATGAGGGAGCATGTCATGAAGAAT GTGGATGCGAACAAAGACCGACTCGTCACTCTGGAGGAGTTCCTCAAATCCACAGAGAAGAAGGAGTTCAGCAATCCCAAGGAGTGGGAG ACCCTGGACACCAAGCAGGTGTACTCGGAGGAGGAGCTGACGAGGTTCGAGGTGGAGCTCCGGGACAAGGAGGAGGAGCTGAAGAGGAAGGCGGAGACTCTCCGGCAGGAGCAGGAACTGCTGAGGGAGAGGGGCAAAGCCCTGGAGGCCCAGAGGAGAGAGTACCAGCAG GCGGTTCTGGAGATGTCTCAGAGGCAGAAAGACAAGCAGGCGGCCGAAGTGAAGCCCCCCGTGGGTCCCAACGGAGAGCTGCAGTTTCTGGCACAGACGCACAAACCTGAAG agGCCAAAGCCCCGGCTGAAGTCCAAAGCCACCTGCCTGCAGAACCTCCACAGAACCTGCCCGTGCACACTTAA